A single region of the Arthrobacter sp. PAMC25564 genome encodes:
- a CDS encoding DeoR/GlpR family DNA-binding transcription regulator has translation MFAEERQQLIVGLISVSGRASVTDLAERFSITTETVRRDLAALEATGSVRRVHGGAVSPDRFSTAEESVLERTVQRQPEKIRIAEAALALIPQGLAGSILIDAGSTTEALAELLSARTAATAAAASPAAASGADVELVVITHSLPIAVKLSGEPGIALHLLGGKVRGITQAAVGQSTVEAARRIRPDIAFIGTNGIHAAFGLSTPDPEEAAVKAAFVQSARRIVVLADSSKLDAETLVQFASLKDLDTVITDRKPSQALAAALADAGVEVVVA, from the coding sequence GTGTTCGCCGAGGAACGCCAACAGCTGATCGTGGGGCTTATCTCCGTCAGCGGCCGGGCCAGCGTCACGGACCTGGCCGAGCGCTTCAGCATCACCACGGAAACCGTCCGCCGGGACCTCGCCGCCCTCGAGGCGACCGGCAGCGTCCGGCGCGTCCACGGCGGCGCCGTCTCCCCGGACCGTTTCAGCACCGCCGAAGAAAGCGTCCTCGAGCGCACCGTCCAGCGGCAGCCGGAGAAGATCCGCATTGCCGAGGCCGCGCTGGCGCTCATCCCCCAGGGTCTCGCCGGAAGCATCCTAATCGACGCCGGCTCCACCACCGAGGCCCTCGCCGAACTCCTGTCCGCCCGCACGGCGGCAACGGCCGCCGCGGCCTCGCCCGCCGCTGCCTCGGGCGCCGATGTCGAACTCGTCGTCATCACCCATTCGCTGCCCATCGCCGTAAAACTCTCCGGGGAACCCGGCATCGCCCTGCACCTGCTGGGCGGGAAGGTCCGCGGGATCACCCAGGCCGCCGTCGGCCAGTCCACTGTGGAAGCCGCCCGCAGGATCCGCCCGGACATTGCCTTCATCGGCACTAATGGCATCCACGCAGCCTTCGGGCTGAGCACTCCCGATCCTGAAGAAGCCGCCGTGAAGGCTGCCTTCGTCCAATCAGCGCGCCGCATCGTGGTGCTGGCTGATTCCTCCAAGCTGGACGCGGAAACGCTGGTCCAGTTCGCCTCGTTGAAAGATCTGGACACCGTGATCACAGACAGGAAACCCAGCCAGGCCCTTGCAGCAGCGCTTGCGGACGCCGGAGTGGAGGTGGTGGTCGCGTGA
- a CDS encoding hexose kinase, which produces MIVTLTANPSLDRTVALPGPLLRGEVQRAVSVRQESGGKGVNVSRALVASGLQTVAVLPGAEADPVLAGLRDSEVPFAALPIGEPLRSNVALTEPGGVTTKINEPGPRLSADQQEALIGLLLDHSHGASWVVLAGSLPPGVPADFYATVTRRLRSMNDGNDAPRIAVDSSGEPLAAAISGDASGKPDLLKPNAEELAELAAAAGFATDKSAEELEADPEAAAAAAAAVVRSGVGAVLATLGSKGAVLVTPDGAWLATHPPVKAVSTVGAGDSSLAGYLLAASQGAAPADCLRQAVAHGAAAASLPGSTVPAVHQTTPDAVTITALRKD; this is translated from the coding sequence GTGATTGTCACCCTGACCGCCAACCCCAGCCTGGACCGCACCGTGGCCCTGCCGGGGCCCCTGCTCCGCGGCGAAGTCCAGCGGGCCGTCTCCGTCCGGCAGGAATCCGGAGGCAAGGGAGTGAACGTTTCCCGCGCCCTCGTGGCCTCCGGGCTGCAGACGGTCGCCGTGCTGCCCGGCGCCGAGGCCGATCCCGTGCTTGCCGGGCTACGCGACAGCGAGGTGCCGTTCGCGGCGCTGCCCATCGGCGAGCCGCTGCGCAGCAACGTGGCGCTCACCGAGCCCGGCGGCGTCACCACCAAAATCAACGAACCCGGCCCAAGGCTCAGTGCGGACCAGCAGGAAGCCCTGATCGGGCTGCTGCTGGACCACTCCCACGGGGCCAGCTGGGTCGTCCTGGCCGGCTCGCTCCCACCCGGAGTCCCAGCCGACTTCTACGCCACCGTCACCCGGCGGTTGCGCTCCATGAATGACGGCAACGATGCACCGCGCATCGCCGTCGATTCCTCCGGCGAACCGCTCGCCGCCGCAATCTCCGGCGACGCCTCGGGAAAACCGGACCTGCTGAAACCCAACGCCGAGGAACTGGCGGAACTGGCTGCCGCAGCCGGATTCGCCACGGACAAGTCCGCCGAAGAACTCGAAGCGGATCCGGAGGCCGCCGCAGCGGCCGCCGCCGCCGTCGTGCGTTCCGGAGTGGGCGCAGTGCTGGCCACCCTCGGTTCCAAGGGGGCGGTCCTCGTAACGCCCGACGGCGCGTGGCTGGCCACGCATCCGCCGGTCAAGGCGGTCAGTACTGTCGGCGCCGGCGATTCCTCGCTTGCCGGCTACCTGCTCGCCGCCAGCCAGGGCGCCGCCCCGGCCGACTGCCTCCGACAGGCGGTGGCCCATGGTGCCGCCGCCGCGTCCCTGCCGGGCTCCACCGTCCCGGCAGTCCACCAAACCACCCCTGACGCCGTAACCATCACGGCCCTCCGGAAGGATTGA
- a CDS encoding Ku protein, with protein MRAIWKGAIAFGLVNVPVKAYSATEDHDISLHQVHNADGGRIRYQRRCEVCSKIVDYEDIDKAYEDDGRTVVLSREELKSIPAENSHEIEVVQFVPADQLDPIMFEKSYYLEPDSKSPKAYVLLRGALEDTDRVAIVQFALREKTRLGALRIRDEVLMLQSLLWADEVREASFPALETPVRISAQEREMSAALVDSMATDFEPDQFTDDYQIQLRQLIEAKLEKGESLDTEETFGVPAADAGDGEVIDLMEALKRSLEKKRGAGAASARDKSAGKPAATTAATAAPKAAAARTTGKTASKTTAAAAPKAASRAAKAAPQAAAKSTRKGA; from the coding sequence ATGAGAGCCATCTGGAAAGGTGCGATAGCGTTCGGGCTGGTCAACGTCCCGGTCAAGGCCTACAGCGCCACCGAGGACCACGACATCAGCCTTCATCAGGTCCACAACGCCGACGGCGGACGGATCCGCTACCAGCGCCGCTGCGAGGTCTGCAGCAAGATCGTGGACTACGAGGACATCGACAAGGCCTACGAGGACGACGGCCGCACCGTGGTCCTCAGTCGGGAGGAGCTGAAGTCCATCCCCGCGGAGAACAGCCACGAGATTGAAGTGGTGCAGTTCGTTCCGGCGGACCAGCTCGATCCCATCATGTTCGAGAAGAGCTACTACCTTGAACCGGATTCGAAGTCGCCCAAGGCCTACGTGCTGCTTCGCGGCGCCCTCGAGGACACGGACCGGGTGGCCATTGTCCAGTTCGCCCTGCGCGAGAAGACCCGGCTGGGCGCCCTGCGGATCCGCGACGAGGTGCTGATGCTGCAGTCCCTGCTCTGGGCGGACGAGGTGCGCGAAGCCAGCTTCCCGGCCCTCGAAACCCCGGTCCGTATCTCCGCCCAGGAACGGGAAATGTCCGCTGCCCTGGTGGATTCGATGGCCACGGACTTCGAGCCGGACCAGTTCACGGACGACTACCAGATCCAGCTGCGCCAGCTGATCGAGGCGAAGCTGGAGAAGGGGGAGTCGCTGGACACCGAGGAAACCTTCGGAGTACCGGCCGCCGACGCCGGCGACGGCGAAGTGATCGACCTGATGGAAGCACTCAAACGGAGCCTGGAGAAGAAGCGCGGAGCCGGGGCAGCGTCCGCCCGGGACAAATCCGCCGGCAAGCCTGCCGCCACCACGGCCGCGACGGCCGCCCCGAAGGCGGCGGCTGCCAGGACCACGGGCAAAACCGCTTCGAAGACCACGGCCGCGGCTGCCCCTAAGGCTGCGTCGAGGGCCGCCAAGGCAGCCCCCCAAGCCGCCGCCAAGAGCACCCGCAAGGGGGCCTGA
- a CDS encoding ATP-dependent DNA ligase: protein MYPETGTTKGDVLAYYAAVAQVLIPAAANRPATRKRWVHGVGTAAAPGEMFFQKNLDESTPGWVPRASIRHKERTNQYPLVNDPATLAWLAQIAALEIHVPQWRVDSHGNAMPPDRMVLDLDPGEGAGLAECAEVARLARAILRDVGLDPVPVTSGSKGIHLYAALDGTRSSEQISEFAHELARALESDYPELAVSDMKKTLRSGKVLVDWSQNSAAKTTIVPYSLRGRLKPMVAAPRTWRELSSPSLHQLDYREVMRRVKAGKDPFAVISGGTRHGGHPDAAASNRGGGGQEEDQTGGHAEGPGDGGDADPRLELYRSKRDAAGTPEPFTAERHDGEADGGTQREKFVIQEHHARRLHHDFRLERDGVLVSWALPRGVPTSKTQNHLAVQTEDHPMDYADFEGTIPKGQYGAGTVSIWDHGYYECEKWVAGKEVIATLTGADDGGLGGTRRFALIHTGQGNDQWLIHLMDPPGQAKGHTAAPATAGAGRSEPAAGSAEFRPMLASSGTTADLAGKDWQFELKWDGVRALIVGDAGKIRLISRNGKDMSATYPELTDRICWPERDFTADGEIVAVGPSGRPDFGLLQGRMKLTKPDDVAKALSSTPVRLMLFDLLSDGGEDLRRLPLRDRRPRLERFFRHSACPVELSGLVAGDARYILESAAELGLEGVMAKRTDGRYVGQRSRSWLKLKLERTQEVVVGGWRPGKGEREHSVGSLLLGIPEGARLRYVGRVGTGFSTRELKELRQQLDAMPRKTSPFGEVPAADAADAQWVRAKLVGEVSYAEWTGSGKLRHPVWRGWRLDKAPADVVMEPG from the coding sequence ATGTATCCGGAAACGGGCACCACCAAGGGCGACGTCCTGGCCTACTATGCCGCCGTGGCGCAGGTGCTGATCCCGGCCGCCGCCAACCGGCCGGCCACGCGGAAGCGCTGGGTGCACGGGGTGGGCACCGCAGCGGCACCGGGCGAGATGTTCTTCCAGAAGAACCTGGACGAGTCGACGCCGGGCTGGGTGCCGCGCGCCTCGATCAGGCACAAGGAGCGCACCAACCAGTACCCGCTCGTCAATGACCCGGCCACGCTGGCCTGGCTCGCGCAGATCGCCGCCCTGGAGATCCATGTGCCGCAGTGGCGCGTCGACTCGCACGGGAACGCGATGCCACCGGACCGGATGGTCCTGGACCTGGATCCGGGCGAGGGTGCGGGTCTGGCCGAATGCGCGGAAGTCGCCAGGCTGGCCCGCGCCATCCTGCGGGACGTGGGGCTGGACCCGGTGCCGGTGACGAGCGGCAGCAAGGGCATCCACCTCTACGCGGCGCTGGACGGGACCCGCAGTTCGGAACAGATTTCCGAGTTCGCCCATGAGCTGGCAAGGGCCCTGGAGTCCGACTATCCGGAGCTGGCGGTGAGCGATATGAAGAAGACGCTGCGCAGCGGCAAGGTACTGGTGGACTGGAGCCAGAACAGTGCCGCGAAAACCACCATCGTCCCGTATTCCCTCCGCGGGCGGCTGAAACCGATGGTGGCGGCACCCCGGACCTGGCGCGAGCTCAGCTCCCCCTCCCTGCACCAGCTGGACTACCGGGAGGTGATGCGGCGGGTGAAGGCCGGGAAGGATCCCTTCGCCGTGATCTCCGGGGGCACCCGGCACGGCGGCCATCCGGACGCAGCCGCCAGCAACCGGGGCGGCGGCGGGCAGGAGGAAGACCAGACGGGCGGCCACGCGGAAGGCCCGGGCGACGGCGGCGACGCGGACCCACGCCTGGAGCTGTACCGCAGCAAACGGGACGCGGCCGGCACCCCCGAGCCGTTCACGGCGGAACGGCACGACGGCGAGGCTGACGGCGGCACGCAGCGGGAAAAGTTCGTGATCCAGGAGCACCATGCCCGCCGGCTGCACCACGACTTCCGGCTGGAGCGCGACGGCGTGCTGGTGTCCTGGGCCCTGCCCAGGGGCGTCCCCACCAGCAAGACGCAGAACCACCTCGCGGTCCAGACCGAGGACCACCCGATGGACTATGCCGACTTCGAGGGCACCATCCCGAAAGGCCAATACGGCGCCGGCACGGTCAGCATCTGGGACCACGGTTACTACGAATGTGAAAAATGGGTCGCCGGCAAGGAAGTCATCGCCACCCTCACGGGAGCAGACGACGGCGGCCTGGGCGGCACGCGCAGGTTCGCCCTGATCCACACCGGCCAGGGCAACGACCAGTGGCTCATCCACCTGATGGACCCGCCAGGGCAGGCGAAGGGGCACACCGCTGCGCCGGCCACCGCCGGCGCGGGCCGATCCGAACCGGCCGCCGGTTCCGCGGAGTTCCGGCCGATGCTGGCCAGTTCCGGGACCACCGCGGACCTGGCTGGCAAGGACTGGCAGTTTGAACTCAAGTGGGACGGGGTGCGCGCGCTGATCGTCGGCGACGCCGGGAAGATCCGTCTCATCAGCCGCAACGGCAAGGACATGTCCGCGACGTACCCGGAGCTGACCGACCGCATCTGCTGGCCCGAACGGGACTTCACCGCCGACGGCGAGATCGTCGCCGTCGGACCCTCCGGCCGGCCCGATTTCGGGCTCCTGCAAGGGCGGATGAAACTCACCAAACCGGACGACGTCGCCAAGGCGCTGTCCTCCACCCCCGTGCGGCTGATGCTGTTCGATCTGCTGTCCGACGGCGGCGAGGACCTTCGCCGACTGCCCCTGCGGGACCGCCGGCCCCGCCTGGAGAGGTTCTTCCGGCACTCGGCTTGCCCGGTCGAGCTCTCAGGACTGGTCGCCGGCGACGCCAGGTACATTCTGGAGAGCGCCGCGGAGCTGGGGCTTGAAGGGGTGATGGCCAAGCGGACGGACGGCCGCTACGTCGGGCAGCGCAGCAGGTCCTGGCTCAAGCTCAAGCTCGAACGCACCCAGGAGGTGGTGGTCGGCGGCTGGCGCCCGGGGAAGGGCGAGCGGGAGCACTCCGTAGGGTCACTCCTGCTCGGCATCCCCGAAGGCGCCAGGCTGCGGTACGTGGGGCGGGTGGGCACTGGCTTCAGCACCCGTGAACTCAAGGAACTCCGGCAGCAGCTCGATGCCATGCCGCGGAAGACCTCCCCCTTCGGCGAGGTGCCGGCCGCTGATGCCGCGGACGCCCAGTGGGTGCGTGCCAAGCTCGTCGGGGAAGTGAGCTACGCGGAATGGACCGGAAGCGGCAAGCTCCGGCACCCGGTGTGGCGTGGCTGGCGGCTGGACAAGGCACCGGCCGACGTGGTGATGGAGCCCGGCTGA
- a CDS encoding HPr family phosphocarrier protein has protein sequence MTERNATIASRVGLHARPAAIFAEAAGEFDLEITIARLGEPEDEAMDAASILSLMSLGASHGEVVVLRAEGEGSDAALERLVQILETDHDAE, from the coding sequence ATGACCGAACGTAACGCCACCATTGCCAGCCGGGTCGGGCTGCACGCCCGCCCGGCGGCCATCTTCGCCGAGGCAGCAGGCGAGTTCGATCTTGAAATCACCATCGCGCGGCTGGGCGAGCCGGAAGACGAGGCCATGGACGCCGCCAGCATCCTGTCGCTGATGAGCCTGGGCGCCTCACACGGCGAGGTTGTGGTGTTGCGGGCCGAGGGCGAAGGCTCCGACGCGGCGCTGGAACGCCTCGTGCAGATCCTTGAGACGGATCACGACGCCGAATAG
- a CDS encoding nucleoside hydrolase has product MTVTSAPPRTSAPPRKIILDCDPGHDDAVALLLAHGNPNIELLAVTTVVGNQTLEKVTRNALAVGTIAGITGVPFAAGCDRPLVRTIENAPDIHGDSGMDGPDQPESRIELDPRHAVDLIIETIMAHEPGTVTLVPTAGLTNVAMAARKEPRIVDRVQEVVLMGGGYHVGNWSAVAEFNIKIDPEAAHIVFNEKWPVVMVGLDLTHQALATPEVVAQIEAVGTKPAKFVMELMEFFTKTYKDAQGFDYPPVHDPCAVAYVIDPTVMTTRKVPVDIELTGMHTLGMTVADFRAPAPADCHTSVAVDLDHAKFWNLVTDALVRIGEVDL; this is encoded by the coding sequence ATGACTGTTACATCTGCACCACCGCGTACATCTGCACCACCGCGCAAGATCATCCTGGACTGCGATCCCGGCCACGATGACGCCGTCGCCCTCTTGCTGGCGCACGGCAACCCGAACATCGAGCTGCTGGCCGTGACCACCGTGGTCGGCAACCAGACGCTGGAGAAGGTGACCCGCAATGCCCTGGCCGTGGGCACCATCGCCGGCATCACCGGCGTCCCGTTCGCCGCCGGCTGCGACCGCCCGCTGGTGCGCACCATCGAGAACGCACCCGACATCCACGGCGACTCCGGCATGGACGGCCCCGACCAGCCCGAGTCCAGGATCGAGCTGGACCCGCGCCACGCCGTCGACCTCATCATTGAGACGATCATGGCCCACGAGCCAGGCACCGTGACCCTGGTTCCCACCGCGGGGCTGACCAACGTTGCCATGGCCGCCCGCAAGGAGCCGCGCATCGTTGACCGTGTGCAGGAAGTTGTCCTGATGGGCGGCGGCTACCACGTGGGCAACTGGAGCGCCGTGGCGGAGTTCAACATCAAGATCGACCCCGAGGCCGCGCACATCGTCTTCAACGAGAAGTGGCCCGTGGTCATGGTGGGCCTGGACCTGACACACCAGGCGCTGGCCACCCCCGAGGTGGTGGCGCAGATCGAGGCCGTGGGCACCAAACCGGCCAAGTTTGTGATGGAACTGATGGAGTTCTTCACCAAGACCTACAAGGACGCCCAGGGCTTCGACTACCCGCCGGTGCACGATCCCTGCGCCGTGGCCTACGTCATTGACCCCACCGTCATGACCACCCGCAAGGTGCCGGTGGACATCGAGCTCACCGGCATGCACACTCTCGGCATGACCGTGGCTGATTTCCGTGCTCCGGCCCCCGCTGACTGCCACACCTCCGTGGCCGTGGACCTGGACCATGCGAAGTTCTGGAACCTGGTGACGGACGCCCTCGTGCGCATCGGGGAGGTCGACCTGTGA
- a CDS encoding MFS transporter — protein MTALLAACVAFQLNASMLSPALVTMGRELHTDQATIGLSQTSFFTAAALFSLFLPRLSDIVGRKKILVIMMVLMAAGSVISALAPDVTWLFVGRIVQGVSGPTVPLCLIMLHSAVSEPKKYGVLMGLITAVNGGIAGVDSFVGGYFAEHYGFRSIFWLMVALAVVATGLIVWLAGESKPGEGTRMDWAGVFFIVVAVGALLTALNQASGLLAGFSAATLAWSVGLAVVAVVAFALFWNTEKRSKHPMVEVAHLRQRATWAPLLTTTLTMTGIFAVINGIVPAFVQAADPGFGIGATEMSLLILTPYALLGWVFGPVSGRLAPMLGYTRVLRIGMVGSLVALAIIGFFGLHSLGLMITGTVLLGIMYAGTVNIMLNGLGVVLSPKGNPGFLPGMNAGAFNLGAGLSFLVLPAVLVAAGSMGGAGSYLATVVVALVVTALALGASMLIPKPVEAEVAH, from the coding sequence ATGACGGCGCTGCTGGCCGCCTGCGTGGCGTTCCAGCTCAATGCCTCCATGCTCAGCCCCGCCCTGGTCACGATGGGCAGGGAGTTGCACACGGACCAGGCCACCATTGGCCTGTCCCAGACCTCCTTCTTCACCGCGGCGGCCCTGTTCTCGCTGTTCCTGCCGCGCCTGAGCGACATCGTGGGCCGCAAGAAGATCCTGGTCATCATGATGGTCCTGATGGCTGCCGGCTCCGTGATTTCCGCCCTGGCACCCGACGTCACCTGGCTCTTTGTGGGACGCATCGTCCAGGGCGTCAGCGGCCCCACGGTGCCGCTGTGCCTGATCATGCTGCACTCGGCCGTCAGCGAGCCGAAGAAGTACGGCGTGCTGATGGGCCTTATCACCGCAGTTAACGGCGGCATCGCCGGCGTCGATTCCTTTGTGGGCGGCTACTTTGCCGAGCACTATGGCTTCCGCAGCATTTTTTGGCTGATGGTGGCCTTGGCCGTCGTCGCCACGGGCCTGATTGTCTGGCTGGCCGGCGAAAGCAAGCCCGGCGAGGGCACCAGGATGGACTGGGCCGGCGTGTTCTTCATTGTGGTGGCCGTGGGCGCCCTGCTGACGGCGCTCAACCAGGCCTCCGGCCTGCTGGCCGGTTTCTCTGCCGCAACGCTGGCCTGGTCCGTGGGCCTGGCCGTCGTCGCCGTCGTCGCCTTTGCACTGTTCTGGAACACGGAAAAGCGTTCCAAGCACCCCATGGTGGAGGTGGCCCACTTGCGCCAGCGCGCCACCTGGGCACCCCTACTGACCACCACGCTGACCATGACGGGCATCTTCGCCGTCATCAATGGCATTGTGCCCGCCTTCGTGCAGGCGGCTGACCCCGGCTTCGGGATCGGTGCCACGGAGATGTCGCTGCTGATCCTCACCCCGTACGCCCTGCTGGGCTGGGTCTTTGGCCCGGTCAGCGGCCGGCTGGCCCCCATGCTGGGCTACACCCGCGTACTGCGCATCGGCATGGTGGGCTCGCTGGTGGCACTGGCCATCATCGGCTTCTTTGGCCTGCACAGCCTGGGGCTGATGATCACCGGAACCGTGCTGCTGGGCATCATGTACGCCGGGACTGTGAACATCATGCTCAACGGCCTGGGCGTGGTGCTCTCGCCCAAGGGCAACCCCGGGTTCCTGCCGGGCATGAACGCCGGAGCCTTCAACCTGGGTGCCGGGCTGAGCTTCCTGGTGCTGCCGGCCGTGCTGGTGGCCGCGGGATCCATGGGCGGCGCGGGCTCGTACCTGGCCACCGTAGTCGTGGCCCTGGTGGTCACCGCGCTGGCGCTGGGCGCCTCGATGCTGATCCCCAAGCCGGTTGAGGCCGAGGTGGCGCACTGA
- a CDS encoding fructose-specific PTS transporter subunit EIIC: MTQLITTDLVELDQNLGGSPEDVIRHLAGRVAANGRATEVEGLFADAFAREQKTATGVPGGIAIPHCRSTAVTEPTLAMARLSQPVDFGAKDGPADLIFFIAAPEGADQEHLKLLSRLARSLIKKDFTAALRAASSPTEIVELVDGALADKPAAHAAPEAPAEAAAPAAGAVAAGAAAGARGPKRLVAVTACPTGIAHTYMAADSLVAAAREVGVDLQVETQGSSGAKPLDPAVIAAADAVIFAVDVDVRGKERFAGKPVINAPVKRGIDEPDKMIQEALAAADNPNARRVPHFGAEEQAEHEAEEKGEHIGQKLKKALLTGVSYMIPFVAGGGLLIALGFLMGGYLITKYADAIVVDNSLFNLPTQFPDNAWGPLGAYIGAVLFKIGALSLGFLVPALAGYIAYGIADRPGIAPGFVAGAVAGFMGAGFLGGIVGGLLAGYIALVIGRIQVARWLRGLMPVVIIPLLASLVASGLMFLILGGPIAAISKGLSGWLSGLTGASAIALGVILGLMMCFDLGGPVNKVAYSFAVAGLGAASMDNQAPWQIMAAVMASGMVPPLAMALATVLDKQRFSLAERENGKAAWLLGASFISEGAIPFAAADPLRVIPASMLGGAITGAISMAAGVGSKAPHGGIFVFFAIDNFVMFVVAILVGTVVTALSVLALKRWAVKKSVDTVEAVPVTV, from the coding sequence ATGACCCAGCTCATCACCACCGATCTGGTCGAGCTCGACCAGAACCTGGGCGGTTCGCCCGAGGACGTGATCCGGCACCTGGCAGGCAGGGTTGCGGCCAACGGACGCGCCACCGAAGTCGAAGGCCTCTTTGCCGACGCCTTCGCCCGGGAGCAGAAGACCGCCACCGGCGTCCCCGGCGGCATCGCAATCCCGCATTGCCGCTCGACGGCGGTCACCGAGCCCACCCTGGCGATGGCACGGCTCTCCCAGCCGGTCGATTTCGGCGCCAAGGACGGCCCGGCGGACCTGATCTTCTTCATCGCGGCGCCCGAAGGCGCGGACCAGGAGCACCTCAAACTCCTCTCAAGGCTGGCCCGCTCGCTGATCAAAAAGGACTTCACGGCAGCCCTGCGCGCCGCGTCCTCCCCTACGGAAATCGTTGAACTGGTCGACGGCGCACTGGCTGACAAGCCCGCGGCCCACGCCGCACCCGAGGCTCCCGCCGAAGCCGCGGCGCCCGCCGCCGGTGCCGTTGCGGCCGGTGCAGCTGCCGGCGCTCGGGGCCCCAAGCGCCTCGTGGCGGTCACCGCGTGCCCCACCGGCATCGCCCACACCTACATGGCCGCCGACTCGCTCGTGGCCGCGGCCCGGGAGGTCGGGGTGGACCTGCAGGTGGAGACCCAGGGTTCCTCCGGCGCCAAGCCGCTGGATCCTGCGGTCATCGCCGCCGCGGACGCCGTGATCTTCGCCGTGGATGTAGACGTCCGCGGCAAGGAGCGCTTCGCCGGCAAGCCCGTCATCAACGCCCCGGTCAAGCGCGGCATCGACGAGCCGGACAAGATGATCCAGGAAGCCCTGGCCGCCGCCGACAACCCGAACGCCCGCCGCGTGCCGCACTTCGGGGCGGAGGAGCAGGCCGAACACGAGGCCGAGGAGAAGGGCGAGCACATCGGCCAGAAGCTGAAGAAGGCCCTGCTCACGGGTGTCAGCTACATGATCCCGTTCGTCGCAGGCGGCGGTCTGCTGATCGCCCTCGGCTTCCTGATGGGCGGCTACCTGATCACGAAGTACGCGGATGCGATCGTCGTGGACAACAGCCTCTTCAACCTGCCGACCCAGTTCCCGGACAACGCCTGGGGCCCGCTCGGCGCCTACATCGGCGCGGTCCTGTTCAAGATCGGCGCACTGTCGCTGGGCTTCCTGGTGCCGGCCCTGGCCGGCTACATCGCCTACGGGATCGCTGACCGGCCGGGCATCGCGCCGGGCTTCGTCGCCGGCGCCGTTGCCGGGTTCATGGGTGCCGGCTTCCTCGGCGGCATCGTCGGCGGCCTGCTCGCCGGCTACATCGCCCTGGTGATCGGACGGATCCAGGTTGCCCGCTGGCTGCGCGGCCTGATGCCGGTGGTCATCATCCCGCTGCTGGCCTCGCTCGTCGCGTCCGGCCTGATGTTCCTGATCCTGGGCGGTCCGATCGCCGCCATCAGCAAGGGCCTCAGCGGCTGGCTGTCCGGCCTCACCGGCGCCAGCGCCATCGCCCTCGGCGTGATCCTCGGCCTGATGATGTGCTTCGACCTCGGCGGTCCGGTCAACAAGGTGGCCTATTCCTTCGCCGTAGCCGGCCTCGGCGCCGCAAGCATGGACAACCAGGCTCCCTGGCAGATCATGGCCGCGGTGATGGCGTCCGGCATGGTTCCGCCCCTGGCCATGGCACTCGCCACGGTCCTGGACAAGCAGCGCTTCAGCCTGGCCGAGCGTGAAAACGGCAAGGCGGCCTGGTTGCTGGGCGCCTCGTTCATCTCCGAAGGCGCCATCCCCTTCGCTGCCGCCGACCCGCTCCGGGTCATTCCGGCCAGCATGCTCGGCGGGGCCATCACCGGAGCCATCTCGATGGCGGCCGGAGTCGGGTCCAAGGCTCCGCACGGCGGAATCTTCGTCTTCTTCGCCATCGACAACTTCGTGATGTTCGTTGTCGCCATCCTGGTCGGAACCGTCGTCACCGCGCTGAGCGTACTGGCGCTCAAGCGCTGGGCAGTCAAGAAGTCCGTTGATACGGTGGAAGCGGTTCCCGTAACCGTCTGA
- a CDS encoding ribokinase: protein MEAPTKTGNAGRIVVVGSLNADLTIYTERLPLPGETLHGSGFAVNPGGKSANQAVAAARLGGAVTLIGAVGNDANGAMLLASTAGAGVDVTRVRHTAEPTGVAVISVDAAGENSIIIAAGANGTLASEHVDPAAFDGAAVVGLCLEVPLATVQAAAQAGHNAGARVLLNLSPYAQIPQALAGLTDVLLVNAHEASQFLGGFDMPSPEAPETEWEAAVAQFAAYGLAQVLVTLGSQGSVVLDSTSDTPVVRIAPTRVDAVDTTGAGDAFTGAVAARLAAGDALVDAARYASVAAAMAATRKGTQTAYPTAAEVSAFR, encoded by the coding sequence ATGGAGGCACCGACCAAGACCGGAAACGCCGGCCGCATTGTGGTGGTGGGCTCCTTGAACGCGGACCTGACCATCTACACTGAACGGCTGCCGCTGCCGGGCGAAACCCTGCACGGCAGCGGCTTTGCCGTGAATCCGGGTGGCAAGAGCGCCAACCAGGCCGTGGCCGCGGCCCGGCTCGGTGGCGCCGTCACGCTGATCGGTGCGGTGGGCAATGACGCGAACGGCGCAATGCTGCTGGCCTCCACGGCAGGGGCGGGCGTGGACGTCACGCGCGTCCGGCACACGGCCGAGCCCACCGGCGTCGCGGTGATTTCCGTTGACGCGGCCGGGGAGAACTCCATCATCATCGCCGCTGGCGCCAACGGAACGCTGGCATCGGAGCATGTGGACCCGGCCGCCTTCGACGGCGCCGCCGTCGTCGGGCTGTGCCTGGAGGTGCCGCTGGCGACGGTGCAGGCGGCCGCGCAGGCCGGGCACAACGCTGGCGCCCGGGTGCTGCTGAACCTCTCGCCGTATGCGCAGATTCCGCAGGCGCTGGCGGGGCTGACTGATGTGCTGCTGGTCAACGCCCACGAGGCCTCGCAGTTCCTGGGCGGCTTCGACATGCCGTCGCCGGAGGCGCCGGAAACCGAGTGGGAGGCCGCCGTGGCGCAGTTTGCCGCCTACGGGCTGGCGCAGGTGCTGGTGACGTTAGGCTCGCAGGGCTCCGTGGTGCTGGACTCAACCTCCGACACCCCGGTGGTGCGGATTGCGCCCACCCGGGTGGACGCCGTGGACACCACCGGCGCCGGAGACGCCTTCACCGGTGCCGTTGCCGCGCGCCTGGCCGCCGGGGACGCGCTGGTGGACGCCGCCCGCTATGCCTCCGTGGCCGCGGCCATGGCGGCCACGCGCAAGGGCACCCAGACCGCCTACCCCACCGCGGCCGAGGTCAGCGCCTTCCGCTGA